The following proteins are co-located in the Pontiella desulfatans genome:
- the leuS gene encoding leucine--tRNA ligase, which translates to MREEYPFNDIETKWQHFWDENGDFNTDLAAAENPYYCLMMFPYPSGKLHVGHGRNYIIGDAVARYKKMQGFDVLTPMGWDSFGLPAENAAIKTGTPPAEYTAANIATMKEQLRAWGCMYDWDKEVTSCMPDYYQWTQWLFLQFYKKGLAYKQNSNVNWCPSCATVLANEQVVDGACERCDSEVDQKSMDQWFFKITDYAQRLLDDLDTLDGWPTRVKTMQKNWIGRSEGAEIDFPIVPREDGAGDNTDKISCYTTRVDTIYGCTYMALAPEHPELKNLVKGLPQEEEVLEFIKASSKLTNLDREADEVEKEGRFTGRYLINPYNGEQIELWVGNYVLMYGTGAVMAVPAHDTRDFAFAKKYDLPIKLSIQNPEGTLVLAEMEDAYTEDGTCVDSGDFSGMDNREAIKAMIALAEEKEFGKGKINFRLRDWLISRQRYWGAPIPMVYCADCGMVPVPESELPVLLPTDVEFKAEGESPLKGSEAFMNCPCPSCGKPATRESDTMDTFVDSSWYFLRYLSAQDSTQAVDSAITNKWMPVDQYIGGIEHAILHLLYARFFTKVVKDLGLIDFDEPFKHLFTQGMICKKGPDGNLHKMSKSKGNVVSPEELLSTYGADTVRLYTLFIGPPEKEAEWQDSGVTGAFKFLKRIWRSVALNKALLVEATPSSLDLSAMADAERDLYRKTNETIQQITRGLDGAFTFNTAIAAIMELMNAIDHLKISDASSTSAKAVFRDAMVNVVLLISPFAPHIAEELWVELGHEAGIMNADWPTVNEEALKRDELDMAVQVNGKVRDQIKVSATASKEEIEAAAMASEKIQTWLEGKTIRKVIVVPGRLVNIAVS; encoded by the coding sequence ATGAGAGAAGAGTATCCATTTAACGACATTGAAACCAAGTGGCAGCATTTCTGGGACGAGAACGGCGATTTCAATACCGATCTGGCGGCGGCGGAAAATCCATACTACTGCCTGATGATGTTCCCGTATCCGTCGGGCAAGCTGCACGTCGGCCACGGCCGCAACTACATCATCGGCGATGCCGTTGCGCGCTATAAGAAGATGCAGGGCTTCGACGTGCTCACGCCGATGGGGTGGGACTCGTTCGGGCTGCCCGCCGAAAACGCCGCCATCAAAACCGGCACGCCGCCCGCCGAATACACCGCCGCCAACATTGCCACCATGAAGGAGCAGCTCCGCGCCTGGGGCTGCATGTATGACTGGGACAAGGAGGTCACCTCCTGCATGCCGGACTACTATCAATGGACGCAGTGGCTCTTCCTCCAGTTCTACAAAAAAGGCCTCGCCTACAAGCAAAATTCCAATGTCAACTGGTGTCCCTCCTGCGCCACCGTGCTCGCCAACGAGCAGGTCGTCGACGGCGCGTGCGAGCGCTGCGATTCCGAAGTCGACCAGAAATCGATGGACCAGTGGTTCTTCAAAATCACGGACTATGCCCAGCGCCTGCTCGACGACCTCGACACGCTCGATGGCTGGCCGACCCGCGTGAAGACCATGCAGAAAAACTGGATCGGCCGTTCTGAAGGCGCCGAAATCGATTTCCCGATCGTGCCGCGCGAAGACGGGGCAGGGGACAACACCGATAAAATTTCCTGCTACACCACCCGCGTCGACACCATCTACGGCTGTACCTATATGGCACTGGCTCCCGAACACCCTGAGCTGAAAAACCTGGTTAAAGGCCTGCCGCAGGAAGAAGAGGTGCTTGAATTCATCAAGGCCAGCTCCAAGCTCACCAACCTCGATCGTGAAGCCGATGAAGTGGAAAAGGAAGGCCGCTTTACCGGCCGCTACCTGATCAACCCCTACAACGGCGAACAGATTGAGCTTTGGGTGGGTAACTACGTCCTCATGTACGGCACCGGCGCGGTAATGGCCGTTCCGGCGCACGACACGCGCGACTTTGCCTTTGCCAAAAAATACGACCTGCCCATCAAGCTTTCCATCCAGAACCCGGAAGGCACGCTCGTGCTGGCCGAAATGGAAGACGCCTACACCGAAGACGGAACCTGCGTCGACTCCGGCGACTTTTCCGGCATGGACAACCGCGAAGCGATCAAGGCCATGATTGCGCTGGCCGAGGAAAAAGAATTCGGCAAAGGAAAAATCAACTTCCGCCTGCGCGACTGGCTGATTTCGCGCCAGCGCTACTGGGGCGCACCGATTCCGATGGTCTACTGCGCCGACTGCGGCATGGTGCCCGTTCCCGAATCCGAGCTGCCCGTGCTGCTCCCGACCGATGTCGAGTTCAAGGCCGAGGGCGAATCGCCGCTCAAGGGCTCTGAAGCCTTCATGAACTGCCCGTGCCCGAGCTGCGGCAAGCCCGCCACCCGCGAGTCCGATACGATGGATACGTTCGTCGACTCCTCCTGGTACTTCCTGCGCTACCTCAGCGCACAGGATTCAACCCAGGCCGTCGATTCCGCCATCACCAACAAATGGATGCCGGTCGATCAATATATCGGCGGCATCGAGCACGCCATCCTGCATCTGCTCTACGCGCGCTTCTTCACCAAGGTGGTGAAGGATCTCGGCCTCATCGATTTCGACGAGCCGTTCAAGCACCTCTTCACCCAGGGCATGATCTGCAAGAAGGGCCCCGACGGCAACCTGCACAAAATGTCAAAGTCCAAAGGCAACGTCGTCAGCCCGGAAGAGCTGCTGTCAACGTATGGCGCCGACACCGTCCGCCTCTACACCCTCTTCATCGGCCCGCCCGAAAAAGAAGCCGAATGGCAGGATTCCGGCGTCACCGGCGCCTTCAAATTCCTCAAGCGCATCTGGCGCAGCGTGGCGCTCAACAAAGCACTTCTTGTAGAAGCGACGCCCTCGTCGCTTGACTTGTCGGCCATGGCCGATGCCGAGCGCGACCTCTATCGCAAAACCAACGAGACGATCCAGCAGATTACCCGCGGGCTCGACGGCGCCTTCACCTTCAACACCGCCATCGCCGCCATCATGGAACTGATGAACGCCATCGACCACTTGAAGATCTCGGACGCCTCTTCCACCTCCGCCAAGGCGGTCTTCCGCGATGCCATGGTTAACGTTGTCCTGCTCATTTCGCCCTTCGCGCCGCACATTGCCGAAGAGCTGTGGGTTGAGCTCGGCCACGAAGCCGGCATCATGAATGCCGACTGGCCGACCGTGAACGAAGAGGCCCTCAAGCGCGACGAGCTCGACATGGCCGTACAGGTCAACGGCAAAGTCCGCGACCAGATCAAGGTTTCCGCCACCGCTTCCAAGGAAGAGATCGAAGCCGCCGCCATGGCCTCCGAAAAGATCCAAACCTGGCTCGAAGGCAAAACCATCCGCAAAGTCATCGTCGTCCCCGGCCGCCTGGTCAACATTGCGGTTTCGTAA
- a CDS encoding GspMb/PilO family protein yields the protein MKKPTFRISRREKIYLIAGGIALLVGGGVYPALKAASAFREEQVEALHDEIALLEDLNGLLVDARAIQQENEMLRDALKGADELLFPPVENQIMMQTKMIKLLNDMGPDLDLEVTAGRSSIDDSATQINLSVRGRGRYPEILKFLHRMETYRPLILVDSMSLMAPKPKKPKDSSGKTKKAPEKTKDPSMQFRLSIQIHTRAGEEGGA from the coding sequence ATGAAGAAACCGACATTTAGAATCTCGCGCCGCGAAAAGATCTACCTGATCGCCGGCGGGATTGCCCTGCTGGTCGGGGGGGGGGTCTACCCTGCGCTCAAGGCCGCTTCCGCCTTCCGCGAGGAGCAGGTTGAAGCCCTCCACGACGAAATCGCATTGCTCGAGGATTTGAACGGATTGCTGGTCGATGCCCGCGCCATCCAGCAGGAGAACGAAATGCTGCGCGATGCGCTCAAGGGGGCCGACGAGCTGCTCTTCCCGCCCGTGGAAAACCAGATCATGATGCAGACGAAGATGATCAAGCTGCTCAACGACATGGGGCCCGACCTCGATCTGGAGGTGACCGCCGGCCGCTCCTCGATCGACGATTCGGCCACCCAGATCAACCTTTCCGTCCGCGGCCGCGGCCGCTACCCCGAAATCCTCAAGTTCCTGCACCGAATGGAAACCTATCGACCGCTCATCCTGGTCGATTCGATGTCGCTGATGGCGCCGAAACCCAAGAAGCCGAAGGATTCTTCCGGTAAAACAAAGAAAGCGCCCGAAAAGACCAAGGATCCGAGCATGCAGTTCCGGTTGTCGATCCAGATCCACACGCGCGCCGGAGAGGAGGGGGGGGCATGA